A DNA window from Mycolicibacter terrae contains the following coding sequences:
- a CDS encoding PGRS repeat-containing protein, translating to MTIGRRVTGHRVSPAASRRQRRRVLGAGTAAGAFLAFGTAPLASAPPARADLDFSWLTDLFDPGLAPDVDGGLLTGAVDLQEWFDSAVWTDQLPGLALSSPAEWGSTDWTALFDQWIYTPLHAGLQDWINSPFGTQVDTAINSVLGSFVIGNGAAGDATNPDGGAGGWLFGDGGAGYDGSADGAAGGAGGDAGFLGNGGAGGDSGGGFTGGAGGVGGSFMGVGGNGGAGGDGGAGASGGNGGAGGAGIGWLFGSGGAGGLGGDGGLGIAGVTGAQGVWAAGGVGGLGGVGGSGGAGGNGGAGGSSSALLFGDGGRGGSAGSGAAGGNGGVGGLGAAGDFAAHSTGAGGDGGDGGNGGAGGAGGLAGAGGHGAHFGSAGLAGDGGSGGIGGNSGAAGDGGAGAAGTADHVDGGAGGNGGEVGKAGAGGLGATGLAAAGRAATSGGDGGAGGAGWTSTDSTLDGGSGGAGGNGGSYGNGGNGGAGGAGAAGDDGGDGAAATTAGQPSTSGEVGGAGSNGGTGGNGGLGGSVAGDGGQGGAGGAGGAGGRGGLGGDGYDAATDAHAAGGANGGDAALGGNGGHGGNGGAGGNGGGVAAGGSGSTGANGDGGAGGAGGDAGSGGNGGNAADGTAGHVDGGNGGAGANAGVVGAGGLGGAAGTGGLAGTGMAGSDGADGVKGLLGGNGGDGGDGFNRSPVSSPVLQGGFAGQAATTMSDGAPTGLAGGNGGLGGSAAFDAGVGGDGGNGGSGGAGGAGGSGGWAAGNGGTGGNGGKGGAGGEGSSIAAGGKGGAGGAGGNGGAGGNWTGDQSSLDAGAPGTAGNGGNAGEGGHGGQGGVGYIGQQGVLSTNDGAGQAGGQAGDGGQGGAGGTGGNAGTGAHDSVGINGNGGNGGQGGNGGTAGSGGEGATGDATLAINGGAGGNGGAAGTAGAGGHGGDGGAGGSTAGGSAGNNGSGGQGGNGGAGAGGGDGGEGAQGLAGIAGSNGEFGAGGDGGNGGDSVQGGAAGIGGNAGSGGTGTAGAAGGSGSAGQSLSAPAGNGGAGGAGYDPSAVGSGAAAGVSGGNGGAGGHGGNIGKGGDGGAGGSGTAGADNSGSAGGADVDGVAQAGGVNGLAGGNGGAGGNGGLGGNGGSISGAAGSGGSAGSGAAGGGGGAGLDGTAGAGGGDAGTVLGNGGAGTAGGVGGRGGDGGLGGSGGAAGSATNGAAGSVGANGSGGSGGSGGDGGDAGAGGQGALGVAGVAGGGDDGAALGGGGNGGAAGVAGTGGAGGNGGAGGSTGGAAAGADGAGGKGGAGGDGAAGGGGGQGAAGTAADAGFDGVVGSGGHGGNGGDSAGGGVGGVAGQNGDGSTTPGNGGSDGASVTGPAGNGGDGGAGYDPSAAGSGAAAGTNGGNGGAAGNGGNIGKGGDGGAGGSGTVGADNSGSTGGAGIGNVDGLAGGHGGAGGNGGVGGNGGSTSGAAGSGGNAGSGAAGGGGGAGLDGTAGANGGAAGTTLGNGGAGTAGGLGGRGGDGGTGGNGGAAGSATNGAAGSVGTNGTGGSGGQGGDGGNASAGGTGALGVAGIAGGGDSGAALGGGGNGGAAGTAGVGGAGGNGGAGGSTAGTAEGADGAGGKGGAGGDGAAGGGGGQGAAGTAADAGFDGVVGSGGHGGNGGDSAGAGAGGAAGQNADGSTTPGNAGSAGTGVSGPAGNGGDGGAGYDPSAAGSGAAAGTSGGNGGAAGNGGNIGKGGDGGAGGSGTAGTNGAAGTSASVDGGSGVNGGSGGAGGNGGLGGSISGDGGIGGAGGNGAVGGNAGAGYSFAGTTGGTGVNDMDGQAGGDAGGVGNGGNGGQGGNGGGTAGGSGALGANGDGGNAGAGGNGATGGDGGAGKAGVAGQTIHGSAGGGGNGGAGGDSTQGGAAGTAGAAGAGGAAGTGSAGDTASAGTGVAGPAGNGGDGGAGYDPSAGGAPAGTSGGNGGAGGDGGNIGKGGNGGEGGSGTAGTDNSANTTGLAGGEGGSGGDGGQGGNGGSISGAAGIGGNGGTGAAGGGGGTGTAGSVGTSSVVAGTQGGGGGDGGDGGHGGNGGAGGKTLGGTGAQAATGSGGDAGLGGTGGQGGTGGAGYAGNDGVNTGATTANGESGSAGGTGGIGGRGGTGGNGGTGSTVGANGNGGQGGQGGTGGNAGAGGDGGNGQSGIAGGTDTGSARGGGGTGGNAGTAGVGGTGGAGGGGGTTAGAGGTNGSGGVGGAGGNGALAGDGGDGAQGVAGVAGGGVGAATGDNEGAGGNGGNGGTTSLRGAGGSGGAAGTGGAGGGGTAGGAGTVGSNPAPLPAGNGGDGGDGYDPSGTNSGASGGNGGNGGNGGNLGRGGEGGAGGSGASNGSPG from the coding sequence ATGACTATTGGGCGCCGCGTCACCGGACACCGAGTCTCACCCGCAGCCAGCAGGCGTCAGCGCCGCCGCGTGCTCGGCGCCGGAACCGCCGCCGGGGCCTTCCTGGCGTTCGGAACCGCACCGCTGGCCAGCGCGCCGCCGGCGCGCGCGGACCTGGACTTCAGCTGGCTGACCGACCTGTTCGATCCGGGACTGGCGCCCGATGTCGATGGCGGCCTGCTGACCGGAGCGGTTGACCTGCAGGAGTGGTTCGACTCGGCGGTGTGGACCGATCAGCTCCCCGGCCTGGCCCTGAGCTCCCCGGCCGAATGGGGCTCGACCGACTGGACCGCGCTCTTCGACCAGTGGATCTACACCCCGCTGCACGCCGGACTGCAGGACTGGATCAACAGTCCGTTCGGCACCCAGGTCGACACCGCGATCAACAGTGTGCTGGGTTCCTTCGTGATCGGCAACGGGGCCGCCGGCGACGCGACCAACCCGGACGGCGGCGCGGGTGGCTGGCTCTTCGGCGACGGTGGTGCCGGCTACGACGGCAGTGCCGACGGCGCCGCCGGCGGCGCGGGCGGCGACGCTGGCTTCCTTGGCAACGGTGGGGCGGGCGGCGACAGCGGCGGCGGCTTCACCGGTGGCGCCGGTGGAGTCGGTGGCTCGTTCATGGGTGTCGGTGGCAACGGCGGCGCCGGCGGCGACGGGGGCGCGGGCGCTTCCGGGGGCAACGGTGGCGCCGGCGGCGCCGGAATCGGTTGGCTGTTCGGCAGCGGCGGCGCCGGCGGTCTCGGCGGTGACGGTGGACTGGGCATCGCCGGAGTCACCGGGGCCCAGGGCGTCTGGGCGGCGGGCGGCGTCGGTGGGCTGGGCGGCGTCGGTGGCAGCGGTGGTGCCGGCGGAAACGGCGGAGCGGGCGGTTCGAGTTCGGCGCTGCTGTTCGGCGACGGCGGGCGGGGCGGCAGCGCCGGGAGCGGAGCCGCCGGTGGCAACGGCGGTGTCGGTGGGCTGGGCGCGGCCGGTGATTTCGCTGCTCACTCCACCGGTGCCGGCGGCGATGGTGGCGACGGGGGTAACGGTGGCGCCGGCGGCGCCGGCGGGCTGGCCGGCGCCGGTGGCCACGGCGCCCACTTCGGTAGTGCGGGGCTGGCCGGCGACGGCGGTAGCGGCGGGATCGGTGGCAACTCCGGAGCAGCCGGCGATGGCGGGGCAGGGGCCGCCGGCACCGCCGATCACGTCGACGGCGGCGCCGGCGGCAACGGCGGTGAGGTCGGTAAGGCCGGTGCCGGTGGGCTGGGCGCGACCGGGCTCGCGGCCGCCGGGCGGGCGGCCACCAGCGGTGGTGACGGCGGCGCCGGTGGAGCGGGCTGGACGTCGACCGATTCCACCCTCGACGGTGGCAGCGGCGGGGCCGGTGGCAACGGCGGCAGCTACGGAAACGGCGGAAACGGTGGCGCCGGTGGAGCCGGGGCGGCCGGAGACGACGGCGGTGATGGGGCAGCAGCGACCACGGCGGGGCAGCCCAGTACCTCGGGCGAGGTCGGCGGTGCCGGCAGCAACGGCGGAACCGGCGGCAACGGTGGGCTGGGTGGATCGGTCGCCGGCGACGGCGGCCAAGGCGGCGCCGGAGGCGCGGGCGGCGCCGGAGGCCGAGGTGGGCTGGGCGGCGACGGCTACGACGCCGCGACCGATGCCCATGCCGCCGGCGGCGCCAACGGCGGTGACGCCGCACTCGGCGGCAACGGCGGACACGGTGGTAACGGCGGCGCGGGCGGCAACGGCGGTGGTGTGGCGGCCGGCGGGTCCGGCAGCACCGGGGCCAACGGTGACGGTGGCGCCGGGGGCGCCGGGGGTGACGCCGGTTCCGGTGGTAATGGCGGCAACGCTGCCGACGGCACCGCCGGCCACGTCGACGGCGGTAACGGCGGGGCCGGCGCCAATGCCGGTGTGGTCGGCGCCGGCGGCCTCGGGGGCGCGGCCGGTACCGGCGGGTTGGCCGGCACCGGGATGGCCGGATCTGACGGCGCCGACGGCGTCAAGGGTCTGCTGGGCGGCAACGGGGGTGACGGCGGTGACGGATTCAACCGGTCACCGGTGTCGTCGCCGGTTCTCCAGGGTGGCTTCGCCGGACAGGCTGCCACCACCATGTCCGACGGCGCCCCGACCGGCCTGGCCGGCGGCAACGGTGGGTTGGGCGGTAGCGCGGCCTTCGACGCCGGTGTCGGCGGCGACGGCGGCAACGGTGGTTCCGGTGGCGCCGGCGGTGCCGGCGGATCCGGTGGCTGGGCGGCCGGCAACGGCGGTACCGGCGGGAACGGCGGCAAGGGCGGAGCCGGCGGGGAGGGCAGCTCCATTGCTGCCGGTGGCAAGGGCGGGGCGGGCGGTGCCGGGGGCAACGGCGGCGCTGGCGGCAATTGGACCGGCGACCAGTCCAGTCTTGACGCGGGCGCGCCGGGCACCGCCGGCAACGGTGGCAACGCCGGTGAAGGCGGCCACGGCGGCCAGGGTGGCGTCGGCTACATCGGTCAGCAGGGCGTGCTGTCCACCAACGACGGCGCCGGTCAGGCCGGTGGGCAGGCCGGTGACGGTGGGCAGGGCGGCGCGGGTGGCACCGGTGGCAATGCCGGCACCGGGGCCCACGACTCGGTGGGAATCAACGGCAATGGCGGGAACGGCGGCCAGGGCGGCAACGGCGGTACGGCCGGCTCCGGCGGTGAGGGTGCGACCGGCGACGCGACGCTGGCGATCAACGGGGGCGCCGGCGGCAACGGCGGCGCGGCCGGAACCGCCGGGGCGGGCGGTCACGGCGGCGACGGCGGCGCAGGTGGTTCGACCGCCGGCGGCAGCGCCGGCAACAACGGCTCCGGCGGCCAGGGCGGTAACGGCGGTGCCGGGGCCGGCGGCGGCGACGGCGGAGAAGGGGCGCAGGGGCTGGCCGGCATCGCGGGCTCGAACGGTGAATTCGGTGCCGGCGGCGACGGCGGGAACGGCGGCGACTCAGTGCAAGGCGGGGCCGCCGGCATCGGCGGCAACGCCGGCTCCGGCGGCACCGGCACTGCCGGCGCGGCCGGGGGATCCGGCAGCGCCGGTCAGAGCCTTTCGGCACCGGCGGGCAATGGTGGTGCTGGTGGTGCTGGTTATGACCCGTCGGCGGTGGGTTCTGGTGCGGCGGCCGGGGTTTCGGGCGGCAATGGTGGGGCCGGTGGTCATGGCGGCAATATCGGCAAGGGCGGTGACGGTGGTGCCGGCGGTTCGGGCACCGCGGGTGCCGATAACTCCGGGTCGGCCGGTGGAGCCGACGTTGATGGTGTGGCGCAGGCCGGTGGTGTGAATGGTTTGGCCGGTGGGAACGGCGGTGCCGGTGGTAACGGTGGGCTCGGCGGTAATGGCGGGTCGATCTCGGGTGCTGCGGGCAGTGGTGGTAGCGCCGGCAGTGGTGCCGCTGGTGGTGGCGGTGGTGCCGGCCTGGACGGGACGGCGGGTGCCGGTGGCGGTGATGCCGGAACGGTGCTGGGTAATGGTGGTGCCGGGACTGCTGGTGGTGTGGGTGGTCGTGGCGGTGATGGTGGCCTCGGCGGTAGTGGTGGTGCGGCGGGCAGTGCCACCAATGGGGCGGCCGGTTCGGTCGGCGCGAATGGTTCGGGCGGTTCCGGCGGTTCCGGTGGCGATGGTGGTGACGCCGGTGCCGGTGGCCAGGGTGCGCTGGGGGTGGCCGGGGTTGCCGGTGGCGGTGACGACGGTGCGGCGCTGGGTGGCGGTGGCAATGGTGGTGCTGCCGGCGTTGCGGGCACCGGTGGTGCCGGCGGTAACGGCGGTGCGGGTGGTTCGACTGGCGGCGCCGCGGCCGGTGCTGACGGTGCCGGCGGCAAGGGTGGTGCTGGCGGCGACGGGGCTGCCGGTGGTGGTGGCGGTCAGGGTGCTGCCGGTACCGCCGCTGATGCTGGTTTCGATGGTGTTGTCGGTTCTGGTGGGCATGGCGGTAATGGCGGGGATTCGGCTGGTGGCGGTGTCGGTGGTGTGGCCGGTCAGAACGGGGATGGCAGTACCACTCCGGGCAATGGGGGCAGTGACGGCGCTTCGGTGACCGGGCCGGCGGGCAATGGTGGTGATGGTGGTGCTGGTTATGACCCGTCGGCGGCGGGTTCCGGTGCGGCGGCGGGGACCAACGGCGGCAATGGTGGTGCTGCCGGCAACGGCGGCAATATCGGTAAGGGCGGTGACGGCGGCGCCGGTGGCTCCGGCACCGTGGGGGCCGATAACTCTGGGTCCACGGGCGGCGCCGGCATTGGCAACGTCGACGGTTTGGCCGGCGGACATGGTGGCGCCGGTGGTAACGGCGGCGTCGGCGGCAATGGCGGATCGACCTCGGGTGCTGCGGGCAGTGGTGGTAACGCCGGCAGTGGCGCCGCTGGTGGTGGCGGTGGTGCCGGCCTGGACGGGACGGCGGGTGCCAACGGTGGTGCTGCCGGGACGACGCTCGGCAATGGTGGTGCCGGCACCGCCGGTGGCCTGGGTGGTCGTGGCGGCGACGGTGGCACCGGCGGTAATGGTGGTGCGGCGGGCAGTGCCACTAACGGGGCGGCCGGTTCGGTGGGCACCAACGGCACGGGTGGCTCCGGTGGCCAAGGCGGTGATGGCGGTAACGCCTCTGCCGGCGGGACCGGCGCGCTGGGCGTGGCCGGGATTGCCGGTGGCGGTGACAGTGGTGCGGCGCTCGGTGGCGGTGGCAATGGTGGTGCCGCGGGCACCGCGGGCGTCGGGGGTGCCGGCGGCAACGGTGGTGCGGGTGGCTCGACTGCCGGTACTGCTGAGGGTGCCGACGGTGCCGGCGGCAAGGGTGGTGCTGGCGGCGACGGGGCTGCCGGTGGTGGCGGCGGTCAGGGTGCTGCCGGTACCGCCGCTGATGCTGGTTTCGATGGTGTTGTCGGTTCTGGTGGGCACGGCGGTAACGGCGGGGATTCGGCTGGTGCCGGTGCCGGTGGTGCCGCCGGCCAGAACGCGGATGGCAGTACCACTCCGGGCAACGCGGGCAGTGCGGGCACCGGGGTGAGCGGACCGGCCGGCAACGGCGGTGACGGCGGTGCCGGTTATGACCCGTCGGCCGCGGGTTCCGGTGCGGCGGCGGGCACCAGCGGCGGCAACGGTGGTGCTGCCGGCAACGGCGGCAATATCGGTAAGGGCGGCGACGGCGGTGCCGGCGGTTCGGGCACGGCGGGAACCAACGGTGCCGCGGGGACGTCGGCCAGCGTCGACGGCGGCTCGGGCGTCAACGGCGGCTCGGGCGGCGCGGGCGGCAACGGCGGACTCGGCGGTTCGATCTCCGGCGACGGCGGTATCGGCGGCGCCGGCGGTAACGGGGCGGTCGGCGGTAATGCCGGCGCCGGCTACAGCTTCGCCGGTACCACCGGCGGGACCGGCGTCAATGACATGGACGGCCAGGCCGGCGGCGACGCCGGCGGCGTCGGGAACGGTGGCAACGGCGGCCAGGGCGGTAACGGCGGCGGCACCGCGGGCGGGAGCGGCGCTCTCGGGGCGAACGGTGATGGTGGCAACGCCGGAGCCGGTGGCAACGGTGCTACCGGTGGTGACGGTGGAGCCGGTAAAGCCGGGGTAGCCGGCCAGACCATCCACGGCAGCGCCGGCGGCGGCGGCAACGGCGGTGCCGGCGGCGATTCCACCCAGGGCGGCGCCGCCGGCACCGCGGGCGCGGCCGGCGCCGGCGGGGCGGCAGGCACCGGCAGCGCCGGCGACACGGCTTCCGCCGGCACCGGCGTGGCCGGGCCGGCCGGCAACGGTGGTGACGGCGGCGCCGGGTATGACCCGTCAGCGGGCGGTGCGCCGGCGGGAACTTCCGGCGGTAACGGCGGTGCCGGCGGCGACGGCGGCAACATCGGTAAGGGCGGCAACGGCGGCGAGGGCGGCTCCGGAACCGCGGGCACCGACAACTCCGCGAACACCACCGGGTTGGCCGGCGGCGAGGGCGGCTCCGGCGGTGATGGCGGTCAAGGCGGCAACGGCGGCTCGATCTCCGGCGCTGCCGGGATCGGCGGCAACGGCGGTACCGGTGCGGCCGGCGGCGGCGGCGGAACCGGCACCGCCGGCTCGGTAGGCACCTCGAGCGTTGTCGCGGGCACCCAGGGCGGCGGCGGTGGCGACGGCGGCGACGGCGGCCACGGTGGCAATGGCGGCGCCGGCGGAAAAACATTGGGCGGCACCGGCGCCCAGGCGGCCACCGGCTCCGGCGGCGACGCCGGCCTCGGCGGGACCGGGGGCCAGGGCGGCACCGGCGGCGCCGGCTACGCCGGCAACGACGGCGTCAACACCGGCGCCACCACCGCCAACGGCGAATCCGGAAGTGCCGGCGGCACCGGCGGGATCGGCGGCCGGGGCGGCACCGGCGGCAACGGCGGGACCGGCAGCACCGTCGGCGCCAACGGAAACGGCGGCCAAGGCGGCCAGGGCGGTACCGGCGGCAACGCCGGGGCCGGCGGCGACGGCGGTAACGGCCAATCGGGCATCGCCGGCGGGACCGACACCGGCTCCGCCAGGGGCGGGGGCGGTACCGGCGGCAATGCCGGCACCGCCGGTGTGGGCGGTACCGGTGGCGCCGGCGGCGGTGGCGGCACCACCGCCGGTGCCGGAGGCACCAACGGCAGCGGCGGCGTCGGCGGTGCCGGCGGCAACGGAGCCCTCGCCGGCGACGGCGGTGACGGGGCGCAGGGCGTCGCCGGAGTGGCCGGCGGCGGCGTCGGTGCCGCCACCGGCGACAACGAAGGTGCCGGCGGCAACGGCGGCAACGGCGGTACCACCAGTTTGCGGGGCGCCGGTGGTTCCGGCGGCGCAGCCGGTACCGGTGGCGCCGGCGGCGGGGGGACGGCAGGCGGTGCCGGCACGGTCGGTAGTAACCCGGCGCCGCTGCCGGCCGGCAACGGTGGCGACGGCGGCGACGGCTACGACCCGTCGGGGACCAACAGCGGCGCCTCCGGCGGCAACGGCGGTAACGGCGGAAACGGCGGCAACCTCGGCCGAGGCGGTGAAGGTGGTGCCGGCGGCAGCGGTGCCAGCAACGGCTCGCCCGGCTGA
- a CDS encoding PE family protein, with translation MIAKHRGGRAVVSAVGTLLAFGAAPAAVSPARADVVDTDWLLDLLAPEPAPAVAFDPVDLSHLFDQWFYTPLHAGVSEWLDSTAGQEIAAAVNVVLGSFALGNGAAGSADHLDGFAGGWLLGDGGAGYDGGNGGDAGMFGNGGAGGAGTDGMAGGDGGAGGWLLGRGGDGGDGGAGIAGADGAAGIFADGGEGSDGGDGGAGGNGGVGGLLFGIGGRGGSGGAAGAGGSGGAGADGVEGRIDGWAGGAGGNAGVAGAGGRGGTAGVLGATGSAGAIGAGVTAISGNGGAGGNGMDAGVDGAAGGNGGAGGSGGDHGDGGAGGNGGNGAAGARGPDAAPTVSVLSATSLTDGAEGAAGQAGQTGGAGGNGGAGGAGGAIAGNGGAGGHGGDGGRGGTGGVGADGGDGVLGGDGGNAGLGGVGGDGGAGGRGGDGGAAAHGLAGTNGDGGNGGAGGNSGAGGNGGGGADGTAAHTAGGNGGNGADPGATGAGGAAGAAGAGGLAGSGTTGEAGADGLLATGGGNGGVGGHGYDYSAAGSATRFAALAATTGGASTGGAGGLGGNAATLNGAGGAGGDGGNGGAGGVGGSGGYQGGTGGKGGDGGAGGTGGAGSLTGAAGTGGRGGNGGAGGAGGNCLDLPGANCAGGIGAGGEGGAGGAGGAGGAGADGTAGNLAVGNGAGGAGTNGGDGGQGGVGGRGGDAGTNLATGAVGVNGNGGAGGAGGVAGAGGNGGAGADNTTGINSGTGGAGGRGGDAGNGGDGGGGGAAGSAPGGGGVAGVTGAAGGLPSGHSGDGGDGGRGYDQSATGAAGGQGGRGGDGGNIGNGGQGGAGGNGGQGTTGQNPTPSGTAAGGATGTNQTGSRDAGPGGPGTNGSTTTVQIGGTGGIGGKAGGLLGVGVNIGGDGGRGGDGSPGVAGAPSGTGAAGGVGGNGGASTVALLGLLSTVVGGDGGHGGTGGFGATGGVGGVGGAGGAGGAGGSISGDGGAGGLGGAGGQGGTGAAGLVGGAGGTGGQASGTLDLGTTTGGGGGTGGNGGVGGTGGLGGTGGQGGAGGTALHGTAGSAGDGGVGGTAGNGGVGGTGGAGGNGGRGVSLTGSLLGTDSQGAAGIGGTGGEGGAAGTSGSGGAAGGSGGAAGGNGGAGQQGQHGDAGANGCVGGATPPC, from the coding sequence GTGATAGCCAAGCATCGCGGCGGCCGGGCTGTCGTCTCTGCCGTCGGCACCCTGCTGGCATTCGGCGCGGCCCCGGCAGCCGTCTCGCCGGCGCGCGCGGACGTCGTCGATACCGACTGGCTACTCGACCTGCTGGCCCCCGAGCCCGCTCCGGCGGTCGCCTTTGACCCCGTCGATCTGAGTCACCTGTTCGACCAGTGGTTCTACACCCCGCTGCACGCCGGGGTGTCGGAGTGGCTCGACAGCACCGCCGGCCAGGAAATCGCCGCCGCGGTCAACGTGGTGCTCGGCAGCTTTGCCCTCGGCAACGGCGCGGCCGGTAGCGCCGATCATCTCGACGGGTTCGCCGGTGGCTGGCTGCTCGGTGACGGCGGTGCCGGGTACGACGGCGGCAACGGTGGCGATGCCGGGATGTTCGGCAACGGCGGGGCGGGCGGCGCCGGAACCGACGGCATGGCCGGCGGCGACGGCGGTGCCGGCGGCTGGCTGCTGGGCCGGGGCGGCGACGGCGGTGACGGCGGCGCCGGAATCGCCGGCGCGGACGGCGCGGCGGGGATCTTTGCAGACGGCGGCGAGGGTTCAGACGGCGGTGACGGCGGTGCCGGCGGCAACGGTGGCGTGGGTGGTCTGCTGTTCGGGATCGGCGGCCGCGGCGGTTCCGGTGGTGCTGCCGGGGCCGGGGGCAGCGGTGGCGCCGGTGCCGACGGCGTCGAGGGGCGCATTGACGGATGGGCGGGCGGCGCGGGCGGTAATGCAGGGGTTGCCGGCGCCGGGGGACGCGGCGGCACCGCCGGGGTGTTGGGGGCAACCGGATCGGCCGGAGCGATCGGGGCTGGCGTTACCGCGATCAGCGGCAACGGCGGCGCCGGTGGTAACGGCATGGACGCCGGCGTGGACGGTGCCGCCGGCGGCAACGGGGGTGCCGGCGGCTCCGGTGGCGATCACGGCGACGGCGGTGCCGGCGGCAACGGTGGCAACGGTGCCGCCGGCGCGCGCGGACCCGACGCCGCACCCACCGTCTCGGTGCTGTCCGCGACCTCGTTGACCGACGGCGCCGAGGGCGCGGCGGGACAGGCCGGCCAGACCGGTGGCGCCGGCGGGAACGGGGGTGCCGGCGGGGCCGGGGGCGCGATCGCCGGCAACGGTGGCGCCGGAGGACACGGCGGTGACGGCGGCCGTGGCGGCACCGGTGGTGTCGGCGCGGACGGCGGCGACGGCGTGCTCGGTGGAGATGGCGGCAACGCCGGGCTGGGCGGCGTCGGCGGTGACGGCGGTGCCGGGGGCCGGGGCGGCGACGGCGGTGCGGCCGCACACGGGCTGGCCGGTACCAACGGTGATGGCGGAAACGGCGGCGCCGGTGGGAATTCCGGTGCCGGAGGCAACGGCGGCGGCGGTGCCGACGGCACCGCCGCACACACCGCCGGAGGCAACGGCGGAAACGGCGCCGACCCCGGCGCGACCGGAGCGGGCGGTGCCGCGGGCGCGGCGGGGGCCGGCGGTCTCGCCGGCAGCGGTACAACCGGCGAGGCCGGCGCCGACGGGCTGCTGGCCACCGGCGGCGGCAACGGCGGGGTCGGCGGCCACGGCTACGACTACTCGGCAGCGGGTTCGGCGACCCGGTTCGCCGCGCTGGCGGCGACCACGGGCGGTGCCTCGACCGGCGGCGCCGGTGGTCTCGGCGGCAACGCCGCCACACTCAACGGGGCGGGCGGGGCCGGGGGCGACGGCGGCAACGGCGGTGCCGGCGGCGTGGGCGGAAGCGGCGGCTACCAGGGTGGAACCGGCGGCAAGGGCGGCGACGGCGGCGCCGGCGGCACCGGTGGAGCGGGCAGCCTGACCGGCGCCGCGGGCACCGGCGGCCGCGGCGGCAACGGCGGTGCCGGCGGTGCCGGCGGCAACTGCCTCGATCTGCCCGGTGCCAACTGTGCCGGCGGCATCGGCGCCGGCGGGGAGGGCGGCGCGGGCGGTGCGGGTGGCGCCGGAGGTGCGGGCGCGGACGGTACCGCCGGCAACCTGGCCGTCGGCAACGGTGCCGGTGGGGCCGGAACCAACGGCGGTGACGGCGGCCAGGGCGGCGTCGGGGGCCGCGGCGGTGATGCCGGCACCAACCTCGCCACCGGAGCGGTCGGCGTCAACGGCAATGGCGGTGCCGGGGGCGCCGGCGGTGTCGCCGGTGCCGGCGGCAATGGCGGTGCCGGGGCGGACAACACCACCGGAATCAACAGCGGCACTGGCGGAGCGGGCGGCCGCGGTGGCGACGCGGGAAACGGTGGCGACGGCGGTGGCGGCGGGGCAGCCGGAAGTGCGCCCGGCGGCGGAGGCGTTGCGGGCGTCACCGGTGCCGCCGGCGGGCTGCCGAGCGGGCACAGCGGCGACGGCGGCGACGGCGGACGCGGCTACGACCAGTCGGCCACTGGCGCTGCTGGGGGACAGGGCGGCCGGGGCGGCGACGGCGGCAACATCGGCAACGGCGGGCAGGGCGGCGCCGGTGGCAACGGGGGGCAGGGGACGACGGGGCAGAACCCGACGCCGAGCGGGACCGCCGCCGGCGGAGCGACCGGCACGAACCAAACGGGCAGCAGAGACGCGGGACCCGGAGGGCCCGGCACCAATGGCAGCACCACGACCGTCCAGATCGGAGGAACCGGCGGAATCGGCGGTAAAGCCGGCGGACTGCTCGGCGTGGGAGTCAATATCGGGGGCGACGGGGGTCGCGGTGGCGACGGCAGTCCGGGAGTTGCGGGTGCGCCGAGCGGAACCGGCGCGGCCGGCGGCGTCGGTGGAAACGGCGGGGCGTCCACCGTCGCGCTCCTGGGTCTATTGAGCACCGTGGTGGGCGGCGACGGAGGCCACGGCGGCACAGGTGGTTTCGGCGCGACCGGTGGTGTCGGCGGCGTGGGCGGCGCAGGTGGGGCCGGTGGTGCCGGCGGCTCGATCTCTGGTGACGGCGGTGCGGGTGGTCTCGGTGGGGCCGGAGGCCAAGGCGGAACCGGTGCCGCGGGCCTGGTCGGCGGAGCGGGCGGAACCGGCGGCCAAGCTTCTGGAACTCTGGACCTCGGCACCACCACCGGTGGTGGCGGTGGTACCGGCGGCAACGGTGGGGTGGGCGGCACCGGCGGGCTCGGCGGCACCGGCGGCCAAGGCGGTGCCGGGGGCACGGCGCTGCACGGGACGGCGGGCAGCGCCGGCGATGGTGGAGTCGGTGGTACCGCCGGAAACGGCGGCGTTGGTGGAACCGGCGGTGCCGGCGGCAATGGCGGCCGCGGGGTGTCCTTGACCGGTTCGCTGCTGGGCACGGATTCGCAAGGGGCCGCGGGCATCGGGGGCACCGGTGGGGAAGGTGGTGCGGCGGGAACCTCCGGCTCCGGAGGCGCTGCCGGTGGCAGCGGTGGCGCGGCGGGCGGAAACGGCGGCGCCGGGCAGCAGGGCCAGCACGGCGACGCCGGTGCGAACGGTTGTGTCGGCGGAGCCACACCGCCCTGCTGA